Proteins encoded in a region of the Stieleria neptunia genome:
- a CDS encoding DUF6655 family protein, whose protein sequence is MFHAVGFQCLLAKRGLLVSSLMVLALSGCGTTRQYEATEQLVVSDAVDRGIQHMDFRPLSGRKVYLDSSYLRQVKSVGFVNAEYVISALRQQILAAGCLLQDSANESDVIIEARIGALGADEHQVTYGIPENNSLNSAANVIPGAPTIPTLPEISVARREAREAAAKIAAFAYDRETRKPIWQSGVRHSTATAKNTWVMGIGPFQGGSIREKTKLVGSGIAFGRRSRNASVSEHFERPSVDYTAETRFNQGWPEFGDVGDGHAMIASSEDSQDAAIPTPPGLESSEKPDDKPEKPSDKPSDKPTKVAKAPDDAKPKKRPR, encoded by the coding sequence ATGTTTCACGCTGTCGGATTTCAATGCCTGCTAGCAAAGCGGGGCCTGCTGGTCTCAAGCTTGATGGTTCTGGCCCTGTCCGGTTGCGGCACGACGCGTCAGTACGAGGCGACCGAGCAACTGGTCGTCAGTGATGCCGTCGATCGCGGCATCCAGCACATGGATTTTCGCCCCCTCTCGGGCCGCAAGGTCTACCTGGATTCGAGCTACCTGAGACAGGTCAAGAGTGTCGGGTTCGTCAACGCGGAATACGTGATCAGTGCCTTGCGTCAGCAAATCCTGGCCGCGGGCTGTCTGTTGCAGGACTCGGCCAACGAGTCCGACGTGATCATCGAAGCGAGAATCGGTGCGTTGGGGGCCGATGAGCATCAGGTGACGTACGGGATTCCGGAAAACAACTCGCTCAACAGCGCAGCCAACGTCATCCCGGGCGCCCCGACGATCCCGACGCTGCCCGAGATCTCCGTGGCCCGACGCGAGGCCCGCGAAGCCGCGGCCAAGATCGCCGCCTTTGCCTACGACCGTGAAACTCGCAAACCGATTTGGCAATCCGGCGTTCGCCATTCAACCGCGACGGCAAAAAACACTTGGGTGATGGGGATCGGGCCGTTTCAGGGAGGATCCATCCGAGAAAAGACCAAGCTGGTGGGGAGTGGCATTGCGTTCGGCCGACGCAGTCGAAACGCGTCGGTTTCCGAACACTTTGAGCGCCCCTCGGTGGATTACACCGCCGAAACACGGTTCAACCAGGGATGGCCCGAATTCGGCGACGTCGGTGACGGCCATGCGATGATCGCGTCCAGTGAAGACTCCCAAGATGCAGCGATCCCGACGCCACCGGGACTGGAATCGTCGGAGAAGCCCGATGACAAACCGGAAAAGCCCAGCGACAAGCCCAGCGACAAGCCGACGAAGGTGGCCAAGGCGCCCGATGACGCCAAGCCGAAGAAGCGACCGCGATGA